Within Mucilaginibacter inviolabilis, the genomic segment TTGATGTATCGCGCATTACCCTTTTTAATGTGGACGAATTGACTAACCTGCCACGGGAATATGCAGGCAGTTGCTACACCATGATATTGAATCAGATTGCTGGCCCATTGGGTATCCCTGATGAAAATTTTATTATGCCCCCTACCCTGAGCGATGATTTTGAAGCCGAAAGCCTGCTTTTTGAAAAACGCCTGGCCGAACGCGGCGGTGCCGATCTGCAGATGCTGGGTATTGGCAGCAACGGTCACATCGGTATTAACCAGCCCGGTACGCCTTTTGAAAGCGAGACATGGGTATCGCCTATGGACCCCGACTTTGAGGCCCGTGTACGCCGCGAAACACAAGTTCCTGAACACATTGTATTGGGTGGCCTAACCCGTGGTATTAAAAACATCATGCATACCCGCAAACTAATACTGATAGCCAAAGGAGCACATAAAGCCGAAATCATTGAGCAAGCCATTTTAGGCCCTGTAACTACCGACATACCTGCATCCGTAGTCCAGCTGCACCCTAACTGCGAAATTCTACTCGACGCCGATGCAGGCGCGCTGATCCATGAACGTGTAAAGCAACGGGGCTATAATTTCTAAAGATTTTCCCACCCTAAACCTTTATCATAAGTCTTATAGCAATTGTTGTAAGACTTTTTTGTTGGCGAAAAAAAGTCAGTACACCACTTTTAAGTTAGTCGCCCTATTTATCAATAAACCTAAATACGGCTGCCACAAAGGCTGCATTCTTTTCATAATAAAGCATATGTGAGCCATCCAACTTCACTACCTGTTGATTAGGAAACCGAAAAGTTTTATAATGCTCTGTTCCAATGGCATAATCGTGGGTGCCGGTAATAACCAGTACAGGCACACGGATCTGACTGCTGATAGGAGCATAATCTATCCAATACTCCGGATAGTGGTTTTGTTTGGTAGTATCTATCAGGTGGGCGATAACGGCATAACCAAAATCAGAAGTACGTTTATAACCCGATTCTATGCTATCCATTTTTTCGATGGTGCTCATACTATCGGCCAATAATTTGTAACCCAGGTGTGCTTTGTTTAATTTTTTTCTGACAATAGAGTTTTGCAATAACAACTCCCTGGTATTATCGCTGGTAATGGTAGTATCTTTATGCAACAAATGATAGGAGTACGTAATCTGCTCCCTTAATGAATTGTTATTAAAAAAGTGTAGCGTCGAATTAGTCAATATTAGTCCGGAAACATGCCCCTGATATTTTTGAACATAATTAACCGCCAGCACACCACCAAATGAATGGCCAAGCAGGTAAATTTTGTCAACACCCAGGTGTTTCCTGGTTTCTTCTATATCGGCAACCAGGCGGTTCAAACCATAATCTTTCGCATTTTGTGAATGCCCCGAGCCCCGCTGGTCAAGGTAAACCATGGTGAATTTTTTTTCAAGATTAGAGCCACCCATTTTCTCAAACGACAAATAATCCTGCCCGGGGCCACCATGAATATATATACATACCGGCCCATTGCCCGCCACCTTGATCGCCAGTTTAATACTATCTGATGTAACGATGGTCTGCTCTCCCTTTTTTAGCCGTATCTGTTGCGCACAAACCGGATAGCCGGGAAGTATCATGGCTATAAATAGAATTAGGCTGTAAAAGATGCTATATTTCATTTATCAACTCGTATTAAGCTTTAGATTTACCGGTACGGGCATTGTTACAAACCATACAGCCCGCACTTGCTCCGGCATTAATCAAATCAGCCATCTTTTTGAACATCAAAACAGCTTCTTATAAAGTAATATTTTAACTATTATTTCAAGTTTAGTTATCTTACCTTTCTTCATTTTGCAGTTGTTCTCAACAGATATTTTCTTTATTTTTCGATACCTCAAACCTGCATCATGATCAATGAATACTACATTGTAAGAGACAACGAAAAGCACGGCCCGTACAGCCATACCGAGTTAATGGACATGGAAGTAAATGCCACAGAACTGGTATTGTCGCCATTAGCTTCAGATTGGCAGGAAGCTGCTGAGCTTCCCGAATTTGACGAGTATTTTAAATCCATTGGCGTATACGTACCAACAAAACATACTGTAGCTAATTTTGGATGGCGCTTACTGGCCTTTGTTATTGATTATCTTATTATAGTACTGGGCTTTGGGCTAATTGGCGGAGTACTGGTTGTTATAGAACGGTTCACAACCGGCACTGTAAGTGACAATGAAGCAGTGTCATCACCCGGAGCAGATCTGTTGTTCAGGCTCCTTTTTCTCCTGGCATTAATTTCCTATAATTCGGCTTTTGAAGCCACAGAAATGCAGGGAAGTATTGGCAAGTTCATTTGTCGCCTGGCAGTTGTAAACATTAATGGGGAAAGGTTAAGATTTGGTACTGCACTAACGCGTAATCTGTTTAAAATTTTATCCAGCTTTTTCTTTTGCATTGGCTATTTTGCCATGCTATGGAGTTCAATGAAACAATGCTGGCATGACCAGCGGGCTAAAACCTATGTGGTTAGGAAACCAAAGTGACAGATTAATTTTTATCATCGCTGAACTCATCGGTAAAGTGCTCGCGATGTTTCTCTTTGGCAAACTTATCAGCATTATAAGCTTCCGATTTCCCTCTGGGTATAGAAAGCGAACTCCAATTTTCATTACAAAGCATTTTGCCAATAAAAACAATTTGCCCTACATGGTACGGGTAATGTGCCAGCTGCCGGTTAATGGCCTCAGCAACTGTATGCCCCATATTGCGGATATAAATAATCCTGTCCAGATCATCAGCAGTTAATTGTTCAAGCACGCCTAAAAGGCATTCCCACCCCCTGTTCCACCGCTCTATAAGCTCAGCACGCCCGGGATTTATGACAGTAAATTCAGCCTCGCGATTACGCCACTCTTTTTCTCCATCGGCATTAAAAATATCCGTCCATCTGGAGAGCATGTTTCCCGACAGGTGATTAACAATCATGGCAATACTGTTTGATTCTGCATTATACTGCCAGTTCAACTGTTCATCAGTCAATTGCGCGAATGTTTTTTCACCCAGTATTTTATAATAGGCAAATTGTTTTTTAACACTTTCCAAATAATCTGATGTCATAAATAAAGTTAAAGATTTTGAACTTATGGGCCAATTTTTTGTTGATTGATAGTAAGCCTGGCGTATATTAATTAAATACAGATTCTGCATTTAAGTTTATTTTCATTCAAAACATTTTCTTATAAGATAATATTTTAATAATTACCTTAGGATTATTAATCTTGCTTTTATCCATTTTGTATAATATATGCCCATTAAACACAGTTCAGCGTTGCCCCCAGAAATGTTAAGGGTTTTTGAGACCTTACCTCACCCTTATCTTATTCTTTCAAAGGAACTGTATATACTTACTGCCAGTAACACTTATTTACAATTAACCGGTAAAATGCGGGCCGAGCTGCTGGAAAAGCATTTGTTTGATGTTTTCCCCCAAAAGCCGGATTGGGCATCTGAAGAAGGGGGCATCGTTTTTTCATTAGAGCAGGTATTAAAAACCGGTAAACCACATCAATTACCTGTTACACGTTTTGACACGCCTAATCAATCAGGCATATTACAGGAGCGTTACTGGGATACCGCCCATACACCTGTACTTGATCCTGATGGTGATATCTGTTATATTATACACCATACCCAGGATGTTACCGAAAAGGTAATTGCCGAACGGAATTTAAATATCAGTTTAGAAAAGGAAAAAGCAGCGGCAGCAAAGGCAGGTCAGCTAAGCCAGCAAATGGAAAAGCTATTTGATGAGATACCTGCGCAAATTGCCATTTTTACGGGCCCCGATCTTGTATATGAGTTTATAAACCCGCTTTACGAAAAAGAATTTTTCCCGGGGCGTAAAATATTGGGTAAGCCTTTGCTGATGGCTATGCCAGAGATTGCTGCCCTGCCTGTTTGGGACGCGCTGCAGCAAGTTTATAAAACCGGCAAAACCTATGTTGGCAATGAGATCTGTGTACCACTGGTGAGCGAAATTGGAGGATCACCGGATGATCATTATTTTAATTTTATTTACCAGGCTATCCGCGATGATAAAGGAAATATAACGGGTGTTTTAAGCTTCAAATATGATATCACCGAGTTGGTTATGGCTAAAAAACGCCTGGAACAAACCAGCAGGGAATTATTAGCCCTTAATGAGGGCTTAGCTCATGCCAACGAAGAAATACAGGTTACCAGCGAGGAAATACAATCGGCCAACGAGGAGTTAAGCGCCACGAACGAGGAGCTGTTCCGGGCACAGCAAAGTCTGCTCAAATTAAACAATGAATTGGAAAGCCGGGTGGAATTACGCACTCTTGAATTGTTAACCGCACAGGCAGATGCCACCGGTCAAACCGAGCGACTGAAAAGATTCTTTATGCAGGCTCCTGCTGGTATTTGCATACTTGATGGACCAGATTTTATATTTGAATTAGTTAACCCACCGTATCAAAAGCTTTTCCCGGGACGAAAACTCACCGGAAAACCCCTGTTAGAAGCATTGCCAGAGCTTAAGGATCAACTAATAGCTGATATTTTAAAAAACGTATACAAAACGGGTAATACGTTTGAAGGCAAAGAGTTATTAGTCCCCTTGGCCCGTGAAGCCGGCGGACCTTTAGAAGATCGCTACTTTACCTTTATTTACCAGGCCAGATATGATGCAACCGATAAAGTAGATGGCATTATGGTTTTTGCTTTTGAAGTAACCGAGGCGGTGCTGGTGAGACAAAAAGAAAAGGAAAACGAAGAGCGTTTCCGTTTTTTACTCAACGCCATGCCGCAGCAGGTATGGACAGCCCGTCCCAATGGCAAACTTGATTATGTAAATGAAGTAATCTGTGATGATTTTGGGCGAAGCGCCGAAGATATTATCAGCCAGGGCTGGCAAGCTTTCATCCATCCTGATGATCAGCAAAATTGCTTAAAAAAATGGCTCACCGCTTTACGAACAGGTCAGGAGTACCTGGTGGAATTCCGTTTAAAATTTCAGGACGGGCAATATCGCTGGCACCTGGCCCGGGCTGTACCGTTGATTGAAAATGGAGAGATCAAACTATGGCTGGGTACTAATACCAATATCGATATTCAGAAAACCAATGAGCAAAAAAAGGACGAGTTTCTTTCTATTGCCAGTCATGAATTAAAAACACCACTTACCAGCATCAAAGCGTTTAACCAGCTCATGATGCGTATTAGTGACCCCTCAAAGCTTAATGATCTTATTCAAAAGTCGGCCGCGCATGTATTAAGATTAGAAAAACTGATCAGCGATCTGTTGGATGTATCACGCATTAATGCCGGGAAGATGGATTATAATATGGAAACTTTCAATTTCCATGAAATGCTCAGGGATACTATTGATAGTGTGCAGCATACTACTACATCACACCGGATCATACTGGAAAGCGCAGAAGATATCACCTATACCGGCGATCGTTTCAGGCTGGAACAGGTAGTAAATAATTTATTGACCAACGCGATCAAATATTCGCCCGAGGCTGATACTGTTATTGTTAATTGTATACTGCATGATGATAACAGCCTGATTGTATCGGTTCAGGATTTTGGTATTGGCATCGAAGAAAAAAACCTGAGCCGCCTGTTTGAACGATACTACCGGGTAGATAATACAGCGATGCGCTTTGAAGGACTTGGCCTGGGTTTATTCATTTCGGCCGAGATCTTAAAAAGACATAACGGGAGTTTTTGGATAGACAGTGTGCCTAATGAAGGATCTACTTTCTTTTTCCGATTGCTGACACATCAAATCCCCAAACAAGCAGCCATCATACAAGGTGATCTGTATTATCATGATAGTGCCATCACGCTTAGCTACAATAGCATCCACTCGCGCATCGATGCCGACTGGACTGGCTTTCAAAACCTGGAATCGGTACAACAGGGATGCCATCGTATGTTAAACATGATGATAAAAAACAATGTTTATAAAATACTGAATAATAACATTCATGTGTTGGGCAATTGGTCTGAAGCTGTTGACTGGGTTGCCCAGGAATGTTTTCCGGCTATGCAGAAAGCCGGTTTAAGATATTTTGCCTGGGTTAACTCCCCAAGTGTATTCAGCCAGCTTTCGGCCCGCAAAAGCGTGAATGATCTCAATGGCGAAATGACCATTAGTTTTTTTGCCGATGTAATAACAGCCGAAACATGGATAAATAAACAGTAGTTTTTTACCCTAAATTTTATCCAGATAATCCTTTAATAATTGATTAAACTGCCCGGGTTGCTCCATATTAGGCATATGACCAGCATTCTTTATAATAACAAGCGCAGCCATATTTATACGGGCATGCATGTACTCTGCAGTGCTAACAGGGGTAAATACGTCCTGATCTCCAACGACAATCAGTGTTGGAAAATCGATATTTGAAAGCATGGCCGAATGATCTCTTCTTTCAGCACGACCTAACTGTACCGCTGCTGCACCAGTTGCATCTGTATTTATCATCATATCACTAAGATGATCTACTACCTCCTGATTGGTATCAAAAGTATTTTTACAAAGGTAATGACCTATATTTTGAGTGGTATATCTTTCCATACCCTCACTTAGCAACCTTTTTGCAAGCGCTAGCCGGTTTAAATAACTGGTAGCATCTTCGGCTCTTGCATCTGTATCAGCCAATACCAGGCCTGTCACCAAGTGTGGGGCAAGTCTGTATATTTCGAGTGCTACCTGTCCGCCCATTGACAAACCCACCAATACAGCTTTAGAAATATTCAGTTCATTAAGCAAATAGATAATATCAAGTGCAAGCTCGTCTAAAAGTACTAACGGCTCGGTGGTGATACTTTCGCCATACCCTCTTAAATCAGGAATAATGAGCCTATTTGTTTTACTAAATACCTTCGATTGATAATTCCACATGCTGCGATTAAAGGGCTGCCCATGTATAAATACAATAACGTCACCTGTACCCTGGTCTTCATATACCAAATTAATACCACGAATTTTGAGTTTGCTTGCCATGTTATTTTTTATGATACTAATATCTCACAAAAATATTAATTTTAATCTATGAAATGAATTTTATGAGAAAAAAGTATCACAATGGGGAAATTATCATTAGACAAAGGAAGAGTTAGCCAAAAGATGAAAACCCGCGAGGTTCTTCTTTTAAAAGCAAATGAATTACTAAAACAACGTACCGAAATAAGTGTCGACTTAGTTGCACGGGAAGCCGGAATTTCCAAAGCCACAGCTTACAGGTACTTTTCCAGTTCAGAGGCATTAAAGCGTGAAGCATCCCTCCAGCTAAAGGCAAAAACAAACGACAATCTTTTTGCAGATTTAAGTAATACCGATCTGAAAGGAAGGTTAGACCGGTTAATTGATTATCATTTTAATTTATTTATCAATAATGAGATTGAATTTCGCCTGTTTTTAAGTTCGGTGATTGGCGAATCAGTTATCCGCAAGGAAACACCATCAAGAGCCGGGAGGCGGATCCTCCTGATCAGGGAGGCTCTTAAACCATTACAATCAACATTAACATCGGGGGTTTTCGATCACATGGTTAATTCACTAAGTATATTTTTCGGCATCGAATCTATCACCGTTTTAAAAGATGTATGCCGGTTAACCAATGATGAAATACTACAAACCTGGAAATGGTCGGTAAACCGTATTGTTTTTTTTAAAGATTAAGCATTTTATCAGGAAAAATGAATGAAGCTTTTTAGTTCATCTTGTAATCGGATTGCCGTTCCAATAAGCGTCTTGTCGGTGATGTGCAGATCAATCTCTATATCTTTACCTATGTGGCTCTCTTTAAATACATCTTTAAATTTGAAATACTTCAATGAAAAGTTCCAGTTATTTTCAAGAAAAGAGAAGAGTTGGGTATCTGCCCTGTTTAACAGAGAATAATTAACTACTATAAATGAGTCGTTGTTAAGTTTCTTAATACAGTTTAAAATATCCTGGTTATAAGCTATCCAGACTTTTAAAAATTTTGATGCATTTTCGTCGTAATATTTTTTAAGCCTGCGTGATCTTCTGAATTTCTGCCATACTAATCTGGATAAGTATTTACGGCTCATATATTTCTGATCTACCTCTTTAAACTCCCGTCGCAGCAATGAACTTACAACCGACTGATAATCACGCAGGATAATTAAATAACAGGCTTCTGGCAGCAACTCCTGGTAAACATCTAAAAACAAACATGTACGCGGATCCTTCCAGCCCCATTGATCATATAGCTGCTGTTTAATTTTAATAATACTTTTCAGCTTCTCTTTTTCATATATAGAGAAAGTGTCTATTTGTACATCAGTTAAACCAGAAGATGGCAGATGGTTGTTATTCAAAACTTCCTCGTGCATTTTTAAAAATTCCACATCTTCAAAGTGGCCATCTTCATTTCCCCAACCCGGGCCAAGCAGTTGTTCGCCAAGTTGCAGCCCACATTTTGTAAGCCAGTTCGAGAT encodes:
- a CDS encoding 6-phosphogluconolactonase, which codes for MKITITKNEKEFNETAAWRIIGQMLEKPTAVIGLSTGQTTIDMHRIVSDIYTQYPFDVSRITLFNVDELTNLPREYAGSCYTMILNQIAGPLGIPDENFIMPPTLSDDFEAESLLFEKRLAERGGADLQMLGIGSNGHIGINQPGTPFESETWVSPMDPDFEARVRRETQVPEHIVLGGLTRGIKNIMHTRKLILIAKGAHKAEIIEQAILGPVTTDIPASVVQLHPNCEILLDADAGALIHERVKQRGYNF
- a CDS encoding alpha/beta fold hydrolase translates to MKYSIFYSLILFIAMILPGYPVCAQQIRLKKGEQTIVTSDSIKLAIKVAGNGPVCIYIHGGPGQDYLSFEKMGGSNLEKKFTMVYLDQRGSGHSQNAKDYGLNRLVADIEETRKHLGVDKIYLLGHSFGGVLAVNYVQKYQGHVSGLILTNSTLHFFNNNSLREQITYSYHLLHKDTTITSDNTRELLLQNSIVRKKLNKAHLGYKLLADSMSTIEKMDSIESGYKRTSDFGYAVIAHLIDTTKQNHYPEYWIDYAPISSQIRVPVLVITGTHDYAIGTEHYKTFRFPNQQVVKLDGSHMLYYEKNAAFVAAVFRFIDK
- a CDS encoding RDD family protein, which translates into the protein MINEYYIVRDNEKHGPYSHTELMDMEVNATELVLSPLASDWQEAAELPEFDEYFKSIGVYVPTKHTVANFGWRLLAFVIDYLIIVLGFGLIGGVLVVIERFTTGTVSDNEAVSSPGADLLFRLLFLLALISYNSAFEATEMQGSIGKFICRLAVVNINGERLRFGTALTRNLFKILSSFFFCIGYFAMLWSSMKQCWHDQRAKTYVVRKPK
- a CDS encoding DUF1572 family protein, with translation MTSDYLESVKKQFAYYKILGEKTFAQLTDEQLNWQYNAESNSIAMIVNHLSGNMLSRWTDIFNADGEKEWRNREAEFTVINPGRAELIERWNRGWECLLGVLEQLTADDLDRIIYIRNMGHTVAEAINRQLAHYPYHVGQIVFIGKMLCNENWSSLSIPRGKSEAYNADKFAKEKHREHFTDEFSDDKN
- a CDS encoding PAS domain-containing protein; translation: MPIKHSSALPPEMLRVFETLPHPYLILSKELYILTASNTYLQLTGKMRAELLEKHLFDVFPQKPDWASEEGGIVFSLEQVLKTGKPHQLPVTRFDTPNQSGILQERYWDTAHTPVLDPDGDICYIIHHTQDVTEKVIAERNLNISLEKEKAAAAKAGQLSQQMEKLFDEIPAQIAIFTGPDLVYEFINPLYEKEFFPGRKILGKPLLMAMPEIAALPVWDALQQVYKTGKTYVGNEICVPLVSEIGGSPDDHYFNFIYQAIRDDKGNITGVLSFKYDITELVMAKKRLEQTSRELLALNEGLAHANEEIQVTSEEIQSANEELSATNEELFRAQQSLLKLNNELESRVELRTLELLTAQADATGQTERLKRFFMQAPAGICILDGPDFIFELVNPPYQKLFPGRKLTGKPLLEALPELKDQLIADILKNVYKTGNTFEGKELLVPLAREAGGPLEDRYFTFIYQARYDATDKVDGIMVFAFEVTEAVLVRQKEKENEERFRFLLNAMPQQVWTARPNGKLDYVNEVICDDFGRSAEDIISQGWQAFIHPDDQQNCLKKWLTALRTGQEYLVEFRLKFQDGQYRWHLARAVPLIENGEIKLWLGTNTNIDIQKTNEQKKDEFLSIASHELKTPLTSIKAFNQLMMRISDPSKLNDLIQKSAAHVLRLEKLISDLLDVSRINAGKMDYNMETFNFHEMLRDTIDSVQHTTTSHRIILESAEDITYTGDRFRLEQVVNNLLTNAIKYSPEADTVIVNCILHDDNSLIVSVQDFGIGIEEKNLSRLFERYYRVDNTAMRFEGLGLGLFISAEILKRHNGSFWIDSVPNEGSTFFFRLLTHQIPKQAAIIQGDLYYHDSAITLSYNSIHSRIDADWTGFQNLESVQQGCHRMLNMMIKNNVYKILNNNIHVLGNWSEAVDWVAQECFPAMQKAGLRYFAWVNSPSVFSQLSARKSVNDLNGEMTISFFADVITAETWINKQ
- a CDS encoding alpha/beta fold hydrolase; amino-acid sequence: MASKLKIRGINLVYEDQGTGDVIVFIHGQPFNRSMWNYQSKVFSKTNRLIIPDLRGYGESITTEPLVLLDELALDIIYLLNELNISKAVLVGLSMGGQVALEIYRLAPHLVTGLVLADTDARAEDATSYLNRLALAKRLLSEGMERYTTQNIGHYLCKNTFDTNQEVVDHLSDMMINTDATGAAAVQLGRAERRDHSAMLSNIDFPTLIVVGDQDVFTPVSTAEYMHARINMAALVIIKNAGHMPNMEQPGQFNQLLKDYLDKI
- a CDS encoding TetR/AcrR family transcriptional regulator, producing MGKLSLDKGRVSQKMKTREVLLLKANELLKQRTEISVDLVAREAGISKATAYRYFSSSEALKREASLQLKAKTNDNLFADLSNTDLKGRLDRLIDYHFNLFINNEIEFRLFLSSVIGESVIRKETPSRAGRRILLIREALKPLQSTLTSGVFDHMVNSLSIFFGIESITVLKDVCRLTNDEILQTWKWSVNRIVFFKD
- a CDS encoding sulfotransferase, with the protein product MQKRTLIIAGMHRSGTSLISNWLTKCGLQLGEQLLGPGWGNEDGHFEDVEFLKMHEEVLNNNHLPSSGLTDVQIDTFSIYEKEKLKSIIKIKQQLYDQWGWKDPRTCLFLDVYQELLPEACYLIILRDYQSVVSSLLRREFKEVDQKYMSRKYLSRLVWQKFRRSRRLKKYYDENASKFLKVWIAYNQDILNCIKKLNNDSFIVVNYSLLNRADTQLFSFLENNWNFSLKYFKFKDVFKESHIGKDIEIDLHITDKTLIGTAIRLQDELKSFIHFS